From Sulfuracidifex tepidarius, one genomic window encodes:
- a CDS encoding ATP-binding protein: MTLCKIPKVTVTTWSVKNVVLAGPTYRKYYEKSLSLMKEGQVASIIGQPGMGKTTILKKLEESSKEWMKPIFLDMANKDDLSSEFWTKIDVTEIRKESISKLENRKKELGYNFWKKLMGVKFWDHVEKMCGKADDLDMRLFCMNYPHNYDGMISLIRDLKEGHKIGLLIDEVRDTHLSLIHRVINAGLNIPIIMAIPTDSFSRIEDLALRRRIEESRISLDDGVTEEDVKEIVETYCGEFGDLLLPMVNLLWKGRELPSISSILQFLRSESEKAEKECGNSLECLRGYVEKSMSLKDPIEETSKMEKRVREALSLLTAELSIKYLHPRGKRVFDANGRGVLASIFFISDDRAFIGTVKLSKDGNLPDKVDVDSFLTVNTVEHEKKEYKVEGKFVITNANVTGDNFIQLSTIEALRIIDGDLDILIEKLRKALKVRSLELQQTQEAEQPA; the protein is encoded by the coding sequence ATGACCTTATGTAAGATTCCCAAGGTAACCGTGACTACGTGGAGCGTCAAGAACGTGGTATTAGCCGGGCCAACTTACAGGAAATACTATGAGAAGAGCTTATCCCTGATGAAGGAAGGTCAGGTCGCTTCCATAATAGGCCAGCCTGGGATGGGGAAGACGACGATCCTGAAGAAGCTGGAGGAGAGTTCCAAGGAATGGATGAAACCGATCTTCCTCGATATGGCAAACAAGGACGACCTATCCTCGGAGTTCTGGACGAAGATAGACGTAACGGAGATAAGGAAAGAGTCCATCTCAAAGCTCGAGAACAGAAAGAAAGAGTTAGGATACAACTTCTGGAAGAAACTGATGGGGGTCAAGTTCTGGGATCACGTGGAGAAGATGTGCGGGAAAGCCGACGACCTAGACATGAGGCTCTTCTGCATGAACTACCCACACAACTATGACGGGATGATATCCCTGATCAGGGACCTGAAGGAAGGCCACAAGATAGGATTACTGATAGACGAGGTGAGGGACACTCACCTGAGCTTGATACACCGTGTAATAAACGCTGGGTTGAACATACCCATTATCATGGCCATACCGACGGACTCGTTCAGCAGGATAGAGGACTTAGCTCTCCGCAGGAGGATAGAGGAGAGCAGGATATCCCTAGACGACGGGGTGACTGAGGAGGACGTCAAGGAGATAGTGGAGACTTACTGCGGTGAGTTCGGAGACCTTCTACTACCCATGGTGAACTTACTGTGGAAGGGAAGGGAATTGCCATCCATAAGTTCGATCCTGCAGTTCCTGAGGTCTGAGTCCGAGAAGGCTGAAAAGGAATGCGGGAACTCGCTGGAGTGCTTGAGGGGATATGTGGAGAAGTCGATGTCACTGAAGGACCCAATAGAGGAAACGTCCAAGATGGAGAAGAGAGTGAGGGAAGCCCTTTCGCTTCTCACAGCGGAGCTCTCCATAAAGTACCTACACCCTAGGGGTAAGAGGGTATTCGACGCTAACGGAAGGGGCGTCCTAGCGTCCATATTCTTCATCAGCGACGACAGAGCCTTCATAGGCACTGTCAAGCTGTCGAAAGACGGCAATCTGCCTGACAAGGTAGATGTGGACAGCTTCCTTACCGTGAACACGGTAGAACATGAGAAGAAGGAGTACAAGGTGGAAGGTAAGTTTGTAATCACTAACGCTAACGTGACCGGAGATAACTTCATACAGCTAAGTACAATAGAAGCGCTGAGGATAATAGACGGTGACTTGGACATCCTCATAGAGAAGCTGAGGAAAGCATTGAAAGTCAGATCATTAGAACTACAGCAAACCCAGGAGGCCGAACAGCCAGCATGA
- a CDS encoding Ldh family oxidoreductase — protein MRQFLLELLEKRGVQGSEVVVDHFLEAEMKGHSSHGIQRMIPLLRGLDAGTIKSHLDFKVERETDSSKFVDGNSSIGIVVWDLLIRERRDSDVFMIAVRNSSHIGYLGYYTSRLASAGIPSIMFGNAEPSVVAPGTSRRILSTSPISIGIPPDVVLDMSLASTSRGRILEAKRRGERIPLGWAVGPDGKETDDPDLALKGGIIPIGGKKGFFLSLFLDMLTATISGSELSENVVGVLDTSKRPNKGEVLIMFNYHHEVKHVPWEELPGRHGLKIMNEIKRSGYVEVDNSLLSSLKEF, from the coding sequence CTGAGACAGTTCCTCCTGGAACTCCTTGAGAAGAGGGGAGTCCAAGGGTCGGAGGTAGTAGTTGACCATTTCCTCGAGGCCGAGATGAAGGGGCATTCCTCACACGGGATACAGAGGATGATCCCGTTATTGAGAGGTCTGGACGCTGGGACAATAAAGAGTCACCTAGACTTCAAGGTAGAGAGGGAGACCGACTCCTCCAAGTTCGTAGACGGCAATTCCTCCATAGGAATAGTAGTCTGGGACCTCCTTATCAGGGAGAGGAGGGATTCTGACGTGTTCATGATAGCAGTCAGGAACTCTTCCCACATTGGCTACTTAGGTTATTACACTTCCAGACTAGCTTCTGCAGGTATACCCTCCATCATGTTCGGAAACGCAGAGCCGTCTGTCGTAGCTCCGGGTACATCGAGGAGGATACTGTCCACTTCTCCCATAAGTATAGGAATACCGCCTGATGTGGTCCTTGACATGTCCCTCGCATCTACCTCAAGGGGAAGGATACTAGAGGCTAAAAGGAGGGGAGAGAGGATACCTCTAGGCTGGGCAGTAGGTCCAGACGGAAAGGAGACTGACGACCCAGACCTGGCACTCAAGGGCGGGATCATCCCTATAGGAGGAAAGAAAGGGTTCTTCTTATCCCTTTTCCTAGACATGCTCACCGCTACTATCTCCGGCTCTGAACTGTCAGAGAACGTCGTCGGGGTCCTGGACACGTCTAAGAGACCTAACAAGGGTGAAGTCTTAATCATGTTCAACTACCACCATGAGGTCAAACACGTCCCATGGGAAGAGCTTCCGGGCCGACACGGATTGAAGATAATGAATGAGATAAAGAGGTCTGGATACGTGGAGGTAGACAACTCTCTCCTCTCCTCACTAAAGGAATTTTAA
- a CDS encoding phytoene desaturase family protein → MDTFFPSETLNHIMKYDTVIVGAGHNGLVAAITLAKNGLKVAVIESRERAGGMADTNVWNGIRYPRSSYVLGLFPKELQDYLGVSFPTLERDRNGTFVTEEGNVIRFFKDRERRHREFTRLGQTNYPKLEEKILRLKNFMMKNGLTFTTNPPSKEKFREKLEDSGLEVFMEPTRRVLSEYLDEEFHPYFAYRFMLGEPAYLMAYFFSLEWKMVRGGTGTVGEVLSRRARELGVDFMFSTKVQRVNYDEMVRSVSTTSGEIETDSVIMTGSPVLLEGMAGIKMERPPVPGWRRYTVFTSEIKVDRLPEPVREEVCTLFTLPVGEVTIPSMCDDLGGNVITVMGDPDSAVDYLGIDEEKILHIDEMNPGKAEREYNLPSGDLNHLPMRCPYLFQRPTPSGYRTAIKGLYVGGSGAYPGGQITGIPGYNSAMTLLKDRR, encoded by the coding sequence ATAGACACATTTTTCCCCTCTGAGACACTAAATCATATCATGAAATATGACACCGTCATAGTGGGTGCGGGGCATAACGGGCTCGTGGCTGCCATCACTCTTGCTAAGAACGGCCTCAAGGTAGCCGTGATAGAGTCCAGGGAGAGAGCCGGAGGGATGGCTGACACCAACGTCTGGAACGGGATAAGGTACCCCAGGTCTTCATATGTCTTGGGCCTCTTCCCCAAGGAACTGCAGGACTACCTCGGTGTGTCATTCCCCACCTTAGAGAGGGACAGGAATGGAACGTTCGTGACCGAGGAAGGGAACGTGATAAGGTTCTTCAAGGACAGGGAGAGGAGACACAGGGAGTTCACGAGGTTGGGCCAGACTAATTACCCTAAGTTGGAGGAAAAAATTCTCCGTCTGAAAAATTTCATGATGAAGAACGGACTCACGTTCACCACTAACCCTCCCTCTAAGGAGAAGTTCAGGGAAAAACTGGAGGACAGCGGTCTCGAGGTCTTCATGGAGCCGACCAGGAGAGTGCTCTCGGAGTACCTCGACGAGGAGTTCCACCCCTACTTCGCTTACCGTTTCATGTTGGGAGAGCCGGCTTACCTCATGGCGTACTTCTTCAGTTTGGAGTGGAAAATGGTCAGAGGAGGCACCGGAACTGTAGGAGAAGTCCTCTCACGGAGGGCGAGGGAGCTTGGAGTAGACTTCATGTTCTCCACGAAAGTACAGAGGGTTAACTACGACGAGATGGTAAGGTCGGTATCAACTACGTCGGGAGAGATTGAGACTGACTCAGTTATAATGACAGGGAGCCCAGTACTCCTTGAGGGCATGGCAGGGATAAAGATGGAGAGACCTCCAGTCCCCGGATGGAGGAGGTACACAGTATTCACCTCGGAAATTAAGGTGGATCGTCTCCCAGAACCCGTGAGAGAAGAAGTATGTACTCTTTTCACCTTACCCGTGGGCGAGGTCACAATTCCCTCCATGTGCGACGACCTAGGAGGAAACGTGATCACAGTCATGGGGGATCCTGACTCAGCAGTAGACTATCTAGGAATAGACGAGGAGAAGATCCTACACATAGACGAGATGAACCCAGGAAAAGCTGAGAGGGAGTACAACCTGCCCTCTGGTGACTTGAACCACCTACCCATGAGATGCCCCTATCTTTTCCAGAGACCTACACCCTCAGGGTACAGGACGGCTATAAAAGGCCTTTATGTGGGTGGGTCAGGAGCATACCCAGGAGGTCAGATCACTGGGATACCGGGTTACAACTCAGCCATGACCCTCTTGAAGGACAGGAGATAA
- a CDS encoding thermopsin family protease: MYSLKFMKWGFLVFLSLIFAQVSMASINPYVDTQEYPFHSYAIGIASYGVYQKGNSMIPYFIKTDSVVGFVKVDSVNSENPFSIQLNVMLIVNDQTFWLQDVVVMNPSEDQFYLSSSVLNLTSLDSPLHNVSGDGSFIQGSDGQCYYVNYIGNYYYSLPFSFLPIINVTHSTSEVRILFGFKGIEGNCFDGKTVFFDNVVIHFPYVYRASIYVSGYNYLSDSSPYQGFSFYDAELVFGGEGNGKVVSFNQLEAFLSLYYQKDGKYVSFPSYFDFGSDTAEGTSNLVTHRVGNLFEVTTGRQSYYYLGRGEGSISVDGGKTLVVQNTISPIQSVILSFLLFILILASIFRKIISSI, encoded by the coding sequence ATGTATTCATTGAAGTTCATGAAGTGGGGGTTCCTGGTCTTCCTTTCCTTGATTTTCGCTCAGGTCTCTATGGCGTCAATTAACCCTTACGTCGACACTCAAGAATATCCCTTCCACAGTTACGCAATAGGGATAGCTTCTTACGGTGTTTACCAGAAGGGCAACTCCATGATTCCCTACTTCATCAAGACGGACTCAGTTGTGGGATTCGTGAAGGTTGATAGCGTTAACTCCGAGAACCCCTTTTCCATTCAATTAAATGTAATGCTAATAGTCAACGACCAGACTTTCTGGTTGCAGGACGTCGTAGTCATGAACCCCTCTGAAGATCAGTTCTACTTGTCTTCCAGCGTGTTGAACCTCACCTCGCTCGATAGCCCGCTCCACAACGTGTCGGGAGACGGAAGCTTCATCCAGGGGAGCGACGGACAGTGCTACTACGTTAATTATATAGGAAATTATTATTATTCTCTTCCGTTCTCATTTTTACCTATTATAAATGTAACACATTCGACTAGCGAGGTCAGAATCCTCTTCGGCTTCAAGGGAATCGAGGGAAACTGCTTCGACGGTAAGACAGTGTTTTTCGATAACGTGGTCATCCACTTCCCTTACGTGTACAGAGCCTCAATTTACGTGTCTGGGTATAATTACCTCTCAGACAGTTCACCGTACCAAGGGTTCTCCTTCTACGACGCGGAGCTGGTCTTCGGAGGAGAAGGGAACGGAAAGGTAGTCAGCTTCAACCAGCTTGAGGCTTTCCTTTCTCTTTACTACCAAAAGGACGGGAAGTACGTCTCTTTCCCGTCGTACTTCGACTTCGGTTCTGATACAGCAGAGGGGACGTCTAACCTGGTAACGCACAGGGTTGGGAACTTGTTTGAGGTAACTACTGGAAGACAGAGTTACTACTACCTTGGTAGAGGTGAGGGTTCGATCTCAGTGGACGGAGGAAAAACCTTGGTTGTGCAGAATACCATTAGCCCGATACAGAGCGTAATCCTGTCGTTCCTACTGTTTATCCTTATCCTAGCCTCAATTTTCAGAAAAATCATCTCGTCTATCTGA
- a CDS encoding emp24/gp25L/p24 family protein, which translates to MGLFKIVTLIVLALVIATLFTVLFLIPIDQTYQVTMRLSPLQRHFFIFNDSSGTTTKISVVESGGYVTLTLISPTGEKVLNGVEVHSSYTYTFTARGTGTYTLCVLNSPLYNTNITLNVVKEHSLIDFL; encoded by the coding sequence ATGGGTCTATTCAAGATAGTGACGTTAATTGTTCTCGCGTTGGTCATAGCTACCCTCTTCACGGTCCTTTTTTTGATACCAATAGATCAGACCTATCAGGTAACCATGAGGCTTTCTCCACTGCAGAGGCATTTCTTCATATTTAACGATAGTTCAGGTACGACTACTAAAATAAGTGTGGTTGAGAGCGGAGGTTATGTAACGCTAACATTGATCTCACCGACGGGAGAGAAAGTGTTAAATGGGGTGGAAGTGCATTCTTCCTATACCTATACGTTCACCGCGAGAGGGACAGGGACGTATACGCTGTGCGTACTGAACTCCCCGCTTTATAATACCAACATCACATTGAACGTGGTGAAGGAACACAGTCTGATCGATTTCCTGTGA
- a CDS encoding metallophosphoesterase family protein, which produces MRILASSDIHSPKWTGKFLISLKRKIVDGGFDLFVLAGDLAERGGYKHLYPIYEELKDRRCVAVFGNEDFRNFRERYKEEYPSFTWLDDSSEVFRIGTKRVLVVGSEGVLQRPTRFQRLLGIDESYFKKRMERIDELLCEEADFRILVTHYASSLETVLGEKESIYPYLGYPLVEKVRCAPDIAIHGHAHFAKRTLYFNGKTKVYNVALPANQDVVKIDVPNIVTDSNDRDEREKEVK; this is translated from the coding sequence ATGAGGATTCTAGCTTCATCTGATATCCATTCTCCGAAATGGACGGGAAAGTTCTTGATATCACTCAAGCGTAAAATAGTTGACGGGGGCTTCGACCTTTTCGTTTTAGCCGGGGACTTGGCGGAGAGGGGAGGGTATAAGCACTTATACCCAATTTACGAAGAATTAAAAGATAGGAGGTGTGTCGCGGTCTTCGGGAACGAAGACTTTCGTAATTTCAGGGAGAGATATAAGGAGGAATACCCGTCTTTTACGTGGCTTGATGATTCCTCCGAGGTATTCAGGATAGGAACAAAGAGGGTTCTGGTCGTCGGCAGTGAGGGGGTCCTGCAACGCCCAACTAGGTTTCAGAGACTCCTGGGGATAGACGAGAGTTACTTTAAAAAGAGAATGGAAAGGATAGACGAACTTCTCTGCGAGGAAGCTGATTTCAGGATCTTGGTAACACACTATGCCTCTTCTCTCGAGACGGTTTTAGGTGAGAAGGAATCTATTTACCCTTACCTTGGATACCCGTTGGTGGAGAAAGTGAGGTGCGCTCCCGATATAGCTATTCACGGTCACGCTCACTTCGCGAAGAGGACGCTCTACTTTAACGGTAAAACCAAGGTGTATAACGTCGCCCTCCCCGCCAACCAGGACGTGGTGAAAATAGATGTACCGAATATTGTGACGGACAGTAATGATAGAGACGAGAGAGAAAAAGAGGTAAAATGA
- a CDS encoding glycerophosphodiester phosphodiesterase, with protein MIVAHRGLHCNSLENSLEAFQEAESHNLPVELDVHLTRDGEVVVFHDDDLTRLANLKVKISSLTLEEIRKINVRGFHIPTLREVISLHIPYFLIEIKHSYKVYPGIEEKVLDIASSVRNFQVISFDFDSLKRIREISNAETGMIFVGKVKWFLPIAEELEVNWIHPSHTLLFEEDVKSKGKFKLGTWTVDDPEEFLRVKRLGVDSVTSNVPLKVKENEGKG; from the coding sequence ATGATCGTTGCGCACAGAGGTCTCCACTGTAATTCCTTGGAGAACTCCTTAGAAGCATTCCAAGAGGCTGAGTCACACAACCTCCCAGTAGAGCTAGACGTGCACCTCACAAGGGACGGGGAAGTCGTAGTCTTTCATGACGACGATTTGACGAGGTTAGCCAACCTTAAAGTGAAGATCTCTTCCCTTACATTGGAAGAAATAAGGAAAATTAACGTCAGGGGATTTCACATCCCTACCTTACGCGAGGTCATCTCCCTGCACATACCTTATTTCTTGATAGAGATAAAACACTCCTACAAGGTATACCCAGGGATAGAGGAAAAGGTACTCGACATCGCCTCCTCAGTCAGGAACTTTCAGGTAATCTCCTTCGACTTTGACTCTCTGAAGAGAATAAGGGAAATTTCCAACGCTGAGACAGGGATGATATTCGTGGGGAAAGTGAAGTGGTTCCTCCCTATCGCTGAGGAACTTGAGGTTAACTGGATTCACCCTTCTCACACTCTTCTCTTCGAGGAGGACGTGAAGAGCAAAGGGAAATTCAAGCTTGGGACGTGGACAGTTGACGACCCGGAGGAGTTCCTGAGGGTCAAGAGACTTGGGGTGGACAGCGTCACGAGCAACGTGCCCCTGAAGGTGAAGGAAAACGAAGGTAAAGGTTGA